A single window of Mustela erminea isolate mMusErm1 chromosome 4, mMusErm1.Pri, whole genome shotgun sequence DNA harbors:
- the LOC116589287 gene encoding LOW QUALITY PROTEIN: retinoic acid early transcript 1E-like (The sequence of the model RefSeq protein was modified relative to this genomic sequence to represent the inferred CDS: inserted 2 bases in 1 codon; substituted 1 base at 1 genomic stop codon): MLRRLRIKYEVQGSVDKNPFLQYDSDSNNFRPLGLLGQKVNATKVWTELXQTLEEVGXELRMILPDIKLENSMTRGPPSLDNQLCCQHEAEWCPAASWHFNINGQAALLFDVMSVTWTVMNPGARGIKEEWEDKGLSDYFRRISMGDCNHWLGAYLEHREKVLEPPGK, from the exons TATGAAGTGCAGGGCTCAGTGGACAAAAATCCCTTCCTTCAGTATGACAGTGACAGCAACAATTTCAGACCTTTGGGTCTCCTGGGGCAGAAGGTGAATGCCACCAAAGTATGGACAGAACT ACAGACACTGGAAGAGGTGGGGTAAGAGCTCAGGATGATCCTGCCTGACATAAAACTGGAGAACAGCATGACCAGGg GTCCTCCCTCCCTGGACAACCAGCTGTGTTGTCAGCATGAAGCAGAATGGTGCCCCGCTGCATCCTGGCACTTCAACATCAATGGACAGGCGGCCCTCCTCTTTGATGTGATGAGCGTGACCTGGACAGTCATGAACCCTGGAGCCAGAGGCAtcaaggaggagtgggaggacaAGGGACTGTCTGACTATTTCAGGAGGATCTCCATGGGAGACTGCAATCACTGGCTCGGGGCATACTTAGAACACAGGGAGAAAGTGCTGGAGCCCCCAGGTAAATGA